The following proteins come from a genomic window of Pseudomonas sp. WJP1:
- a CDS encoding FadR/GntR family transcriptional regulator encodes MVSAAPDRRLNLAQQLVLDLSRKILAGELPAGTKLPTEQVITQERGVSRTVVREALSRLQAEGLVETRRGIGTFVVDTIRPGDFQGNQHEKGSAYDAVAIIELRLSLEVEAAAIAAQCATPSQLLAMRYALDEAHALDPANEQSTRMDFEFHLQIAQCTANGFFIDAMTHLGSMLLSATQQPTPAVTEQLRSLQVREREQIYAAVARQDVEAARAAMRLHLTNGLHRARSVVQSAAE; translated from the coding sequence ATGGTGAGCGCTGCCCCTGATCGACGCCTGAACCTGGCCCAGCAACTGGTGCTTGATCTGTCGCGCAAAATTCTCGCCGGCGAGCTGCCAGCGGGGACCAAGCTCCCTACCGAACAAGTCATCACCCAGGAGCGCGGCGTCAGCCGGACCGTGGTTCGCGAAGCCTTGTCGCGACTGCAGGCAGAGGGGCTGGTAGAGACCCGGCGTGGCATCGGCACCTTCGTTGTCGACACCATTCGGCCCGGCGACTTCCAGGGTAACCAGCATGAAAAGGGCAGCGCCTACGACGCGGTGGCGATCATCGAGCTGCGCTTGAGCCTGGAGGTGGAGGCCGCCGCCATCGCTGCGCAATGCGCCACCCCCAGCCAGTTGTTGGCCATGCGTTACGCACTGGATGAGGCCCACGCGCTGGATCCGGCCAATGAGCAAAGTACGCGCATGGACTTCGAGTTCCACCTGCAGATTGCCCAGTGCACCGCGAACGGTTTCTTCATCGATGCCATGACCCACCTGGGCAGCATGCTGCTGTCTGCCACGCAGCAGCCCACCCCGGCGGTGACGGAGCAACTGCGCAGCTTGCAGGTACGTGAGCGCGAACAGATCTACGCCGCGGTGGCGCGCCAGGACGTCGAAGCCGCACGCGCGGCCATGCGCCTGCACCTGACCAATGGCTTGCACCGCGCGCGTAGCGTCGTTCAGTCAGCCGCTGAATAA
- the pcaG gene encoding protocatechuate 3,4-dioxygenase subunit alpha — protein sequence MPVQLLPETPSQTAGPYVHIGLALEAAGNAPREQEIWNEMAKPGAPGEHILVLGHVYDGNGHLIRDAFLECWQANHDGVYDSAFDLEKPFNCFGRTATTDTGEWTIKTVKPGRLKNASGVTMAAHINVALFARGINIHLHTRLYFDDEPEANAADPVLNLIEQPHRRESLVARRCTVDGKLAYRFDIHLQGEAETVFFDF from the coding sequence ATGCCCGTTCAACTTCTGCCTGAAACCCCGTCGCAAACCGCCGGCCCTTACGTGCACATCGGCCTGGCGCTGGAAGCTGCCGGCAATGCGCCGCGCGAGCAGGAAATCTGGAATGAGATGGCTAAACCTGGCGCGCCAGGCGAGCACATTCTAGTGTTGGGCCACGTCTATGACGGCAATGGCCACTTGATTCGCGACGCGTTCCTGGAGTGCTGGCAAGCCAATCACGACGGCGTCTACGACAGCGCGTTCGACCTGGAAAAACCCTTCAATTGCTTTGGCCGTACCGCGACCACCGATACCGGTGAATGGACGATCAAGACCGTCAAGCCCGGCCGGCTGAAAAACGCCTCGGGCGTGACCATGGCGGCGCATATCAACGTGGCGCTGTTTGCCCGGGGCATCAACATCCACCTGCACACCCGCCTGTACTTCGACGACGAACCCGAGGCGAATGCCGCAGATCCGGTGCTGAACCTGATCGAGCAGCCCCATCGCCGCGAATCCCTGGTCGCCCGGCGCTGCACGGTGGACGGCAAGCTGGCGTACCGCTTCGACATTCATCTTCAAGGTGAAGCGGAAACCGTGTTCTTCGACTTCTGA
- the pcaH gene encoding protocatechuate 3,4-dioxygenase subunit beta, whose protein sequence is MSDAHDSRFVIRDRNWHPKALTPDYKTSILRSPRQALVSIPQSASETSGPDFSHLQMGRHDNDLLLNFNHGGLPIGERIIVAGRVCDQYGKPIPHTLVEMWQANAGGRYRHKKDSYLAPLDPNFGGVGRALTDRDGNYSFRTVKPGPYPWRNGPNDWRPAHIHVSISGPSIATRLITQLYFEGDPLIPMCPIVKSIANPDAVQSLIARLDMGMANPMDCLAYRFDIVLRGQRKTHFENC, encoded by the coding sequence ATGTCTGATGCGCACGACAGCCGCTTCGTCATTCGTGACCGTAATTGGCATCCAAAAGCCCTGACGCCTGACTACAAGACCTCGATCCTGCGCTCTCCCCGCCAGGCACTGGTGAGCATCCCCCAGTCTGCATCCGAGACCAGCGGCCCGGATTTTTCCCATCTGCAGATGGGGCGCCATGACAACGACCTGCTGTTGAACTTCAATCACGGCGGCCTGCCCATCGGCGAACGCATCATCGTCGCGGGCCGGGTTTGCGATCAGTACGGCAAGCCGATTCCCCACACCCTGGTGGAAATGTGGCAAGCCAATGCCGGTGGTCGCTACCGGCACAAGAAGGACAGTTACCTGGCCCCCCTCGACCCGAACTTCGGCGGCGTTGGTCGTGCGTTGACCGACCGCGATGGCAACTACAGCTTCCGCACCGTCAAGCCCGGCCCCTACCCATGGCGCAACGGTCCCAACGATTGGCGCCCTGCGCATATCCACGTCTCCATCAGTGGCCCGTCGATTGCTACGCGCTTGATTACCCAGCTGTATTTCGAAGGTGATCCGCTCATCCCCATGTGCCCGATCGTCAAGTCGATCGCCAACCCGGACGCGGTGCAGAGCTTGATCGCGCGGCTGGACATGGGCATGGCCAATCCCATGGATTGCCTGGCTTATCGTTTTGATATCGTCCTGCGCGGCCAGCGCAAGACCCACTTCGAAAACTGCTGA
- the pcaQ gene encoding pca operon transcription factor PcaQ, translating to MNIDNRIKFRHLLCFLEVARQGSLARACDKLAISQPALSKTLKELETLLDTKLFERGKKGSTLTEAGVAFLRYAGPSVQSLRDGVNSLRSGVHEPITVQLGVLSTVESLLVPEVVCRLHDRHPALVVSIVTGPSAYLLSRLRVGELDLVVGRMTDSPLILGLAFEHLYSESMTLVVRSGHPVLADPSGNKNLEDYPLVLPSAGTTIRKFADSLFVQHGITPSRQRLETLSVALSRRYVLCSQAIWVAPFDAVRQDLRQGELVELDLGMREPGGSVGLCTNPALPVTPAAQWCVEALREVGQEYREGQYP from the coding sequence TTGAACATCGATAACCGAATCAAATTCCGTCATCTGCTGTGTTTTCTCGAGGTGGCACGCCAGGGCAGCCTGGCGCGTGCCTGCGACAAATTGGCGATCAGCCAGCCGGCGCTGTCCAAGACCCTGAAGGAACTGGAAACCCTGCTCGATACCAAGCTGTTTGAACGGGGGAAAAAGGGCTCGACGCTGACCGAAGCCGGCGTGGCCTTCTTGCGATACGCAGGGCCGAGCGTGCAATCGCTGCGCGACGGGGTCAACAGTTTGCGCTCGGGTGTGCATGAGCCGATTACCGTGCAGCTCGGCGTGCTGTCCACCGTCGAAAGCCTGTTGGTACCTGAAGTGGTCTGCCGTCTGCACGACCGCCACCCTGCGCTGGTGGTCAGTATCGTGACCGGTCCGAGTGCCTATCTGCTGTCCCGACTGCGTGTGGGCGAGCTGGACCTGGTGGTCGGCCGCATGACCGATAGCCCACTGATCCTCGGGTTGGCGTTCGAACACCTGTACAGCGAATCCATGACCCTGGTGGTCCGCAGCGGCCATCCGGTGCTCGCCGATCCGTCGGGCAATAAAAACCTCGAAGACTATCCGCTGGTATTGCCATCGGCGGGGACCACGATCCGCAAATTCGCCGACAGCCTGTTCGTGCAGCACGGGATAACGCCGTCACGCCAACGCCTGGAAACCCTGTCGGTAGCCCTGAGTCGGCGCTACGTACTGTGCAGCCAGGCCATCTGGGTCGCCCCTTTCGATGCGGTCAGGCAGGACTTGCGCCAGGGTGAATTGGTCGAGCTGGACCTGGGCATGCGTGAGCCGGGTGGCTCCGTGGGGCTGTGCACCAATCCTGCGTTGCCGGTGACACCGGCGGCGCAGTGGTGCGTGGAGGCACTGCGCGAGGTCGGGCAGGAGTATCGCGAAGGCCAGTATCCATAA